The stretch of DNA TCCAGCTGCCCCTCGCCGCACCGACGATCATGGCCGGCGTTAACCAGGTCATCATGCTGTCACTCTCGATGGTTGTCATCGCCGGAATGGTTGGCGCCGGTGGATTGGGGGGTCAGATCGTGCAGGCCCTCAGCCGCATCGATGTTGGCCTCGGGTTCGAAGCCGGCCTCGCTGTCGTCATCCTCGCGATCCTGCTCGACCGTCTCACCGCCGCTCTCGGCGCACCCCGCCCGAAGCGCGTCAGTGCGCCGTCTCGCCGTCTCACGCGCGGACTGCTCGTCGGCGGTGCCGTCGTCGTCGTCGCAGCGCTCGGCGTCGCCGGGTTCACGGCGAACACCGGTGCGACTGCAGCGGGGCCGGACAACGGTGACAAGAAGACCCTCACGCTCGCCGTCTTCAACGGCTGGCCGGAGGGCGAGGCGGCCTCGTACCTCTGGAAGGACATCCTGGAGAAGAAGGGTTACACCGTCGACCTCGAATACGCGGATGCAGGCACTGTCTTCACCGGACTCAGCACCGGCGACTATGACCTGGTGCTCGACAGCTGGCTGCCGACCACTCACGAGGCCTACATGGAGAAGTACGGCGACACGCTCGTCGACCTCGGTTCGTGGAACAACGACGCGGCCAACTTCATTGCGGTGAACGCCGATGCTCCGATCGACTCGCTCGACGACCTCGCGGCTCACGCTGATCTGTTCGACAACAAGATCATCGGCATCGAGCCGGGTGCCGGTCTCACGAATGCGACCGAGAAGAATGTGATCCCCGGCTACGGGCTGCAAGGTATGGACTTCATCACCTCGTCAACGCCGGCGATGCTGTCAGAGTTGAAGGCCGCCCTAGCCTCCGGTGAGAACATCGCCGTGACACTGTGGAGCCCGCATTGGGCCTATGACGAGTTCGATCTGAAGAACCTGGCTGACCCGAAGGGCGCGCTCGGCACGACAGAGTCAATCCACTCCATCGGCAGTCTCGCGTTCACGAAGGACTTCCCCACCCTCGCCGGCTGGATCGGAGACTTCACACTCGACTCTGACCTGCTGTACTCACTCGAGAACGTCATGTTCAATGGTGAGACCTCGGGCGACTACGCACCCATCGTCGCGGAGTGGATCTCCAAGAATGAGGACTACGTCGACGGGCTGACAAACTAGTTCCGGTCATGACTACGACGTGACGTGGCTCGGCATCCGTTCGGATGCCGGGCCATTTCACGTGCAGGCACGGTGAGTCCGCCGGAGCTCTGCCAGGCTTCTCCGTTCCGGAACACGTAAGCTCATGCC from Leifsonia psychrotolerans encodes:
- a CDS encoding ABC transporter permease/substrate binding protein, yielding MTDIRLPIGTWAEAFVQFITDIFQPVFNVISALFGGFYEGVALIFQSPPFWILILVIAALGVWARGWLFGAGTVVGLGLIVGVDQWSNAMDTLALVLVAAIIAIVISVPLGILAARSGTASKILKPVLDFMQTMPAFVYLIPALILFRVGVVPGIVATIIFSLAPGVRMTELGIRGVDKEVVEAGHAFGASPRRILRQIQLPLAAPTIMAGVNQVIMLSLSMVVIAGMVGAGGLGGQIVQALSRIDVGLGFEAGLAVVILAILLDRLTAALGAPRPKRVSAPSRRLTRGLLVGGAVVVVAALGVAGFTANTGATAAGPDNGDKKTLTLAVFNGWPEGEAASYLWKDILEKKGYTVDLEYADAGTVFTGLSTGDYDLVLDSWLPTTHEAYMEKYGDTLVDLGSWNNDAANFIAVNADAPIDSLDDLAAHADLFDNKIIGIEPGAGLTNATEKNVIPGYGLQGMDFITSSTPAMLSELKAALASGENIAVTLWSPHWAYDEFDLKNLADPKGALGTTESIHSIGSLAFTKDFPTLAGWIGDFTLDSDLLYSLENVMFNGETSGDYAPIVAEWISKNEDYVDGLTN